One Punica granatum isolate Tunisia-2019 chromosome 3, ASM765513v2, whole genome shotgun sequence genomic window carries:
- the LOC116198572 gene encoding protein BIG GRAIN 1-like A produces the protein MEEGYCEEISMRDHPHYNVAAAHSNIRRSDQYYYQNSPSFSSTLLDAIYRSIDEAVGGGVGGGAHPHHQPQHHHQQQFFHQDTTPHHRGGALKGYEPNTGTNDHQRAYVIENLTEKQGNRKATVHRDSMTDLQRSPRSFRNSSSSSSESSSNKGGFSSSESDYSSRSESKSRSSSSCYSMKKLKPIRTSITIDQPVRPRVIDTLGEDDNFRVNQVIRPSVHKHEGGVVKAKSKALKIYGEFKRVSGNNNKQPISPGGKLASFLNALFNAKKAKMSSGHGENFPGKLPKSGHLSTCSSASSFSRSCLSKTPSSRGKLSNDGTKRSVRFCPVSVIVDEDSRPCGQKSVLLGDHQDPYLRPKSPVKEQEAEYTVKSYPRMRQNQESINDEDREEEDDDDGASCASSDLFELENLSGIGIGIGIGGYRYSEELPVYETTNLDTNRAIANGLIV, from the exons ATGGAAGAAGGGTACTGTGAGGAAATATCAATGAGGGATCATCCCCACTACAATGTTGCTGCTGCTCACAGCAACATCAGAAGATCAGACCAGTACTACTACCAGAATTCTCCATCTTTCTCTTCCACTCTCCTCGACGCCATCTACCGCTCCATCGATGAAGCCGTAGGAGGAGGAGTAGGAGGAGGAgctcatcctcatcatcaacCTCAACATCATCACCAACAACAGTTCTTTCACCAAGACACCACCCCCCACCACCGAG GTGGGGCTTTGAAAGGGTATGAACCAAACACTGGTACCAATGACCATCAAAGAGCCTATGTGATTGAGAACTTGACGGAGAAGCAAGGGAACAGGAAGGCGACTGTCCATCGGGATTCCATGACCGATCTCCAGAGGAGTCCTAGAAGCTTCAGAAATTCCAGCTCGAGCTCCTCAGAGTCGAGCTCAAACAAAGGAGGGTTCTCTTCGTCGGAGTCGGATTATTCCTCCCGCAGTGAGAGCAAGTCGAGGTCTTCCTCCTCGTGCTACTCCATGAAGAAGCTCAAGCCCATCCGGACTAGCATCACCATCGATCAACCTGTTAGGCCTCGGGTAATTGACACACTCGGTGAGGATGATAACTTTCGAGTTAATCAAGTTATTAGGCCTAGTGTCCATAAGCACGAAGGAGGAGTTGTGAAAGCAAAGTCTAAGGCATTGAAGATCTATGGAGAGTTCAAGAGAGTGAGTGGCAACAATAACAAGCAACCCATTTCACCGGGCGGTAAGCTCGCGAGCTTCCTAAACGCTCTCTTCAATGCTAAGAAGGCGAAGATGTCGAGTGGGCACGGTGAGAATTTCCCCGGGAAATTGCCCAAGTCGGGTCACTTATCGACTTGCTCTTCCGCGTCCTCATTCTCGAGGTCCTGCCTAAGCAAAACTCCTTCGTCAAGAGGGAAGTTGAGCAACGACGGGACTAAAAGATCTGTTAGGTTTTGCCCCGTGAGTGTGATTGTTGACGAAGACTCCAGGCCATGCGGGCAGAAAAGTGTTCTGCTTGGGGACCATCAAGACCCCTACTTGAGGCCAAAAAGCCCAGTTAAAGAACAGGAAGCTGAATATACGGTGAAGAGCTACCCGAGAATGAGGCAAAATCAAGAATCGATTAATGATGAAGatcgagaagaagaagacgatgaCGACGGAGCAAGCTGTGCAAGTTCTGATTTATTTGAATTGGAAAATCTTTCTGGGATTGGGATTGGGATTGGGATTGGTGGGTATAGGTATAGTGAGGAATTGCCAGTGTACGAGACAACCAATCTAGACACTAACAGAGCCATTGCCAACGGTTTGATAGTATAA